In one Agathobacter rectalis ATCC 33656 genomic region, the following are encoded:
- a CDS encoding shikimate kinase has product MEQRTNIVLIGMPGVGKSTIGVILAKVLGYSFLDADLLIQEQEGKLLREIIEEKGTDGFIEVENRVNASIRADRAIIATGGSVVYGKEAMEHLKEIGRVVYLKVSYAILEKRLADIKGRGVVLKKGQTLETLFEERSKLYEQYADIEVSEEGLDVEQTVEKLVEALEL; this is encoded by the coding sequence ATGGAACAGAGAACTAATATCGTACTTATAGGCATGCCGGGAGTTGGAAAGAGTACCATAGGCGTAATACTTGCAAAGGTGCTGGGATACAGCTTCCTGGATGCGGATTTACTGATACAGGAGCAGGAGGGAAAGCTTCTGCGTGAGATAATTGAGGAAAAGGGCACGGACGGTTTTATAGAGGTAGAGAACCGTGTCAATGCTTCTATCAGGGCTGATAGGGCCATTATAGCTACAGGCGGTTCGGTGGTATACGGAAAAGAGGCCATGGAGCATCTTAAGGAGATAGGCAGAGTTGTGTATCTCAAGGTTTCTTATGCCATTTTGGAAAAACGACTTGCAGACATAAAGGGTAGAGGTGTAGTATTAAAGAAAGGGCAGACTTTAGAAACCCTTTTTGAAGAGCGCTCAAAATTGTATGAGCAGTATGCAGACATCGAGGTTTCCGAGGAGGGGCTTGATGTGGAGCAGACAGTAGAGAAGCTGGTGGAGGCACTTGAATTATAG
- the mfd gene encoding transcription-repair coupling factor has protein sequence MKAFTEPLLSLAGFEEMTKTAEKSSGLISVTGCIDAQKSQMIYAFGGHRKNKLIVTFGEQKAKELYDEYSFFDKEVVYYPSKDVLFYQSDIRGNLLTAERIRALKAIREQERVTLVTTFDALMNTMAPIEKMWENVLTLEQGQLLDLKEIQAALIRMGYEKEYQVQTMGQFSVRGGILDVFPLTEENPIRIELWGDEIDTIRYFDCESQKSIENIDRVSIYPAAELVLSDEEKAGGIDKLKAEAKRVSDKLRKQMKTEEAHRVTVMADELTEEWGELSMYAGMDAFLSYFFDERVGILDYFNPSDSLIFFDELTRCTEQGKLTETEFSESMKQRLAMGYILPGQMNGLFTEKEIVAKLGKYSCIALAALDNKANGLHQLGSYGIHCQSVSPYNNSFELLIKDLKRYKKNGYRVILLSGSRTRAKRLSEDITDQGITCFYTENYDHELFEGQIMVCYGKVRRGFEYPILKFAVITESDIFGAQQKKKKRHRTYEGEKIQSFTDLSVGDYVVHENHGLGIYRGIEKLEVDKKVKDYIKIEYQGGSNLYILATQLDMIQKYAGKDARKPKLNKLGGQEWTRTKNRVRGAVKQIAGDLVKLYAQREQQNGYAFGEDTVWQREFEELFPFDETEDQILAIEATKTDMQSHKIMDRLICGDVGYGKTEVAIRAAFKAVQDSKQVAYLAPTTILAQQIYDTFSQRMKDFPVNVDLMCRFRSAAEQKKTIEKLKKGEVDIIIGTHRILSKDVQFKDLGLLVIDEEQRFGVTHKEKIKQMKVNVDVLTLTATPIPRTLHMSLIGIRDMSVLEEPPMDRVPIQTYVMEYNDELVREAINRELARNGQVYYVYNKVRDIADITAKLQELVPDATVAFAHGQMKETELERIMYRFINGEIDVLVSTTIIETGLDISNVNTMIIHDADNMGLSQLYQLRGRVGRSNRTAYAFLMYRRNKMLKEVAEKRLAAIKEYSDLGSGFKIAMRDLEIRGAGNLLGAEQSGHMEAVGYDLYCKMLSEAVKEAKGIEDISDKFDTTVDIVTDAYIPAGYIANEFQKLDIYKRIAGIETEEEKDEMLEELIDRFGEPPKSVLSLLRVARLKALAHAVYITEIKQTGSLIKLTMFERARINPEKIPELIARYKSSLKFNMAENPYFTFDLKNGSVAKKRDVLDVVEELISQMRKELITAE, from the coding sequence GTGAAAGCATTTACAGAGCCACTCCTTTCCCTTGCGGGCTTTGAGGAGATGACAAAAACGGCAGAAAAATCGTCCGGACTTATATCTGTCACGGGATGTATAGATGCGCAAAAATCACAGATGATATATGCCTTTGGAGGCCACAGGAAAAACAAGCTTATTGTGACCTTTGGAGAGCAGAAGGCGAAGGAACTGTACGATGAGTACAGTTTTTTTGACAAAGAGGTGGTGTATTATCCATCAAAGGATGTGCTTTTTTACCAGTCGGATATCAGGGGCAATCTCCTGACAGCAGAGCGTATCAGGGCTTTGAAGGCTATCCGTGAGCAGGAGAGAGTGACGCTTGTGACCACCTTTGATGCGCTGATGAATACGATGGCGCCTATAGAAAAGATGTGGGAAAACGTGCTTACACTTGAGCAGGGACAGCTTTTGGATTTGAAGGAAATTCAGGCTGCTCTTATCAGAATGGGCTATGAAAAAGAGTATCAGGTCCAGACTATGGGACAGTTTTCTGTCAGGGGCGGTATTCTTGATGTTTTTCCACTGACGGAGGAGAATCCTATCCGAATTGAGCTGTGGGGAGACGAGATAGACACCATCAGATATTTTGACTGCGAGAGCCAGAAATCCATTGAAAATATTGATCGGGTGAGCATATATCCGGCGGCAGAGCTTGTACTTAGCGATGAGGAAAAGGCCGGGGGAATTGACAAGCTTAAGGCAGAGGCAAAGCGTGTGTCTGACAAGCTTAGAAAGCAGATGAAGACAGAGGAAGCACACAGAGTGACTGTGATGGCAGACGAGCTTACCGAGGAGTGGGGAGAACTGTCCATGTATGCAGGCATGGATGCTTTTTTGTCGTACTTTTTTGACGAGAGAGTCGGGATTTTGGATTATTTTAATCCATCGGACAGCCTTATATTTTTTGATGAGTTGACCAGATGTACAGAGCAGGGAAAGCTTACAGAGACCGAGTTTTCAGAGAGCATGAAGCAGAGACTTGCGATGGGATATATACTTCCGGGGCAGATGAACGGTCTTTTTACAGAGAAGGAGATAGTGGCAAAGCTTGGGAAGTATTCGTGCATCGCACTCGCTGCGCTTGATAATAAAGCAAACGGACTGCACCAGCTGGGAAGCTATGGTATTCACTGTCAGAGTGTCAGCCCATACAATAACAGCTTTGAGCTTTTGATAAAGGACTTAAAGCGCTATAAGAAAAACGGCTACAGAGTCATTCTTTTATCCGGTTCAAGGACAAGGGCAAAGAGGCTTTCAGAGGATATCACAGACCAGGGAATCACATGCTTTTACACTGAAAACTACGACCATGAGCTTTTTGAGGGGCAGATTATGGTCTGCTACGGCAAGGTGAGAAGAGGCTTTGAGTATCCTATCCTAAAGTTTGCCGTGATTACGGAGTCAGATATTTTTGGGGCGCAGCAGAAGAAAAAGAAGCGTCACCGCACCTATGAGGGTGAAAAAATACAGAGCTTTACCGATTTGTCGGTTGGGGACTATGTAGTGCATGAAAACCACGGACTAGGTATTTACCGCGGCATTGAAAAGCTTGAGGTGGACAAAAAGGTAAAGGACTACATCAAGATAGAGTATCAGGGTGGCTCCAATCTCTATATTCTTGCCACCCAGCTTGACATGATACAAAAATATGCCGGAAAGGATGCCAGAAAACCAAAGCTCAACAAGCTTGGAGGTCAGGAATGGACCAGAACAAAGAATAGAGTCAGAGGTGCGGTAAAGCAGATTGCGGGAGACCTGGTGAAGCTGTACGCACAGCGTGAGCAGCAAAACGGATATGCCTTCGGTGAGGATACGGTATGGCAGAGAGAGTTTGAGGAGCTTTTTCCTTTTGATGAGACTGAGGATCAGATTCTTGCAATTGAAGCCACAAAGACTGATATGCAGAGCCATAAAATAATGGACAGACTGATTTGCGGTGACGTGGGCTACGGCAAGACTGAGGTTGCAATCCGTGCGGCCTTCAAGGCGGTGCAGGACAGCAAGCAGGTGGCATATCTTGCTCCGACAACTATTCTTGCGCAGCAGATTTATGATACGTTTTCGCAGAGGATGAAGGATTTTCCGGTGAATGTGGATTTGATGTGCCGTTTTAGAAGCGCAGCGGAGCAGAAAAAGACGATAGAGAAGCTTAAAAAGGGTGAGGTCGATATCATTATCGGAACACACCGCATACTCTCAAAGGATGTACAGTTTAAGGATCTGGGGCTTTTGGTAATCGATGAGGAGCAGCGCTTCGGAGTGACTCACAAGGAGAAGATTAAGCAGATGAAGGTCAATGTCGATGTGCTCACACTGACCGCTACACCGATTCCGAGGACACTCCACATGAGTTTAATCGGCATAAGGGATATGAGCGTGCTTGAGGAGCCGCCGATGGACCGTGTACCGATTCAGACATATGTCATGGAGTACAATGATGAGCTTGTCAGAGAGGCAATTAACAGGGAGCTTGCTAGAAACGGACAGGTATACTATGTGTACAATAAGGTGCGCGACATAGCAGACATAACGGCAAAGCTGCAGGAGCTGGTGCCGGATGCGACTGTTGCATTTGCGCACGGACAGATGAAGGAGACGGAGCTTGAGCGCATCATGTACCGTTTCATCAATGGTGAAATAGATGTGCTTGTATCCACGACCATTATAGAGACCGGACTTGACATCTCAAACGTCAATACAATGATTATACACGATGCGGACAACATGGGACTTTCACAGCTTTATCAGCTCCGCGGACGAGTCGGCAGGTCTAATCGTACTGCGTATGCTTTCCTCATGTACAGGCGCAACAAGATGTTAAAAGAGGTGGCAGAAAAGCGTCTTGCAGCGATAAAGGAGTACTCAGACCTTGGCAGTGGCTTTAAGATTGCCATGAGAGACCTTGAAATCCGCGGTGCGGGCAATCTGCTCGGCGCGGAGCAGAGCGGACATATGGAGGCAGTGGGCTACGATTTGTACTGCAAGATGTTGAGCGAGGCTGTAAAAGAGGCAAAGGGCATCGAGGATATCAGTGACAAATTTGACACGACCGTGGATATTGTGACCGATGCTTATATTCCGGCAGGTTATATTGCAAACGAATTCCAGAAGCTGGATATATACAAGCGTATTGCAGGAATAGAGACAGAGGAAGAGAAGGATGAGATGCTCGAGGAGCTCATAGACAGGTTTGGTGAACCACCAAAATCAGTGCTCAGCCTGCTTCGCGTGGCAAGGCTTAAGGCGCTGGCACATGCCGTATATATCACTGAGATAAAGCAGACCGGCTCACTGATAAAGCTTACCATGTTTGAACGGGCAAGGATAAATCCGGAGAAGATACCGGAGCTTATTGCCCGGTATAAATCCTCCCTCAAATTCAATATGGCAGAAAACCCATATTTCACATTTGATTTAAAAAATGGCAGCGTGGCAAAGAAGCGGGATGTGCTTGATGTGGTGGAGGAACTGATTTCGCAAATGCGTAAGGAACTGATTACGGCTGAATAG
- a CDS encoding sensor histidine kinase → MKIKTKLAISFCIIIFVPVVLTSIVLVGFNKIQLKAINKTYGMEDAGMLALTDTVQFLNKVTGRTYDELEKTSLIEPSRLLDSDYLTKINKKLEKKYSYLIVKSEGELIFNGGIDNDDILRKLPRISNKQSSSDVSSYMDSDDKVLIKQLNFRDSDGDEASLYIVTSTACVIPEVRTVLMEGAFALVLILLTTAAMLIVWIYRSIITPIERLRIAAENIKDGNLDFELETSPSDGEIGELCTAFEQMRARLKKNAEEKVTNESENRVLISNIAHDLKTPITAVKGYAEGILDGVANTPEKVDKYVRTIYNKANDMDKLINELTLYSKIDTNRIPYNFAKINVTDYFNDCVEEIGLDLEAKNIRLSYENHVDSNVLIIADPEQIRRVINNIVGNSVKYMNKTQSYIDIRINDVGDFIQVEIEDNGRGINQRDMPYIFDRFYRADASRNSATGGSGIGLSIVKKIIEDHGGKIWATSKEGDGTTMFFVIRKYQETQDMNRQ, encoded by the coding sequence ATGAAGATAAAAACAAAACTTGCTATATCATTCTGCATAATTATTTTTGTGCCTGTTGTGCTCACCAGTATAGTGCTTGTGGGTTTCAATAAGATTCAGCTAAAGGCCATAAACAAGACATATGGCATGGAGGATGCGGGCATGCTCGCGCTCACTGACACAGTACAGTTTCTGAACAAGGTGACAGGGCGCACATATGATGAGCTCGAGAAGACATCGCTCATAGAACCATCCAGGCTTCTTGATAGTGATTATCTGACTAAGATAAATAAGAAGCTGGAGAAGAAGTATTCATATCTCATAGTGAAAAGTGAAGGAGAGCTCATTTTCAATGGTGGAATTGACAATGATGATATTTTGAGAAAGCTTCCGCGAATATCCAATAAGCAGAGCAGCTCTGATGTGAGCAGCTATATGGACAGTGATGACAAGGTGCTCATAAAGCAGCTTAATTTTCGTGACAGTGATGGTGACGAGGCGAGTCTTTACATAGTGACATCAACTGCGTGCGTGATCCCTGAGGTCAGGACTGTTTTGATGGAGGGAGCATTTGCACTAGTATTGATACTTCTTACTACGGCTGCCATGCTTATAGTGTGGATATACAGGAGTATCATCACACCGATAGAGAGGCTGCGTATTGCCGCTGAAAATATCAAGGATGGTAATCTGGACTTTGAGCTTGAGACGAGCCCGAGCGACGGAGAGATTGGCGAGCTGTGTACTGCGTTTGAGCAGATGCGTGCCCGCCTCAAGAAAAATGCCGAGGAAAAGGTGACGAATGAGTCTGAAAACAGAGTGTTAATCAGTAATATCGCACATGATTTAAAGACTCCTATTACAGCGGTAAAGGGCTACGCCGAGGGCATACTTGACGGAGTGGCAAACACCCCTGAAAAGGTAGATAAATACGTCAGGACCATTTACAATAAGGCAAACGATATGGATAAGCTCATTAATGAGCTGACACTTTACTCGAAGATTGATACGAACAGGATTCCATATAATTTTGCGAAGATAAATGTCACAGATTATTTTAACGACTGTGTTGAGGAAATAGGACTCGATCTTGAGGCAAAAAATATCAGGCTTTCATATGAGAATCATGTGGATAGCAACGTGCTTATCATTGCTGATCCGGAGCAGATTCGCCGTGTGATTAATAATATAGTCGGCAATTCGGTGAAGTATATGAACAAGACACAAAGCTATATAGATATCAGGATAAATGATGTTGGTGACTTCATACAGGTTGAAATCGAGGACAATGGACGAGGAATCAACCAGAGAGATATGCCATATATTTTTGACAGATTTTACAGAGCGGATGCGTCGAGAAATTCGGCTACCGGAGGCAGCGGCATAGGACTTTCCATCGTAAAGAAGATTATAGAGGATCACGGCGGCAAGATATGGGCTACCAGCAAAGAGGGTGATGGAACTACCATGTTTTTCGTAATCAGAAAGTATCAGGAAACACAGGATATGAACCGACAGTAA
- a CDS encoding peptidyl-prolyl cis-trans isomerase, which produces MKAKKVIAMLLAATLSVTAFTGCAINKTATVATLDKEDIKLGLVNFMIRYQEAGYDDMYIQYMGEGYWDKTVSGNNTVLETWKKNAIEEAHELYTLKAHQSDYDIEVSDDEKKEIKKAAEKFMKANSDDVIDEMSATEEIVEEYLELRLIKSKMYAAIIKNADSSVTDEEANMAAYTIVKLDYKGAYDSNYQYQTYTDEQSAQIKAQADAVVEALAGGSSLEDAAKAAGTTATTGTYATYVDPDAEKTDDSDKKSDDTESTESSESSDSKTKDSVYTTNNLDQSVVDALNSLEEGQTSDLITTDSTYYIVRLDKKDR; this is translated from the coding sequence ATGAAAGCGAAAAAAGTAATAGCTATGTTATTAGCTGCAACACTCTCAGTTACAGCTTTTACAGGATGTGCAATAAATAAAACCGCAACAGTTGCGACATTAGATAAAGAGGATATCAAGCTTGGGCTTGTTAATTTTATGATAAGGTACCAGGAGGCCGGTTATGATGATATGTATATACAGTACATGGGCGAGGGCTACTGGGACAAGACAGTATCAGGCAATAATACTGTGCTTGAAACATGGAAGAAAAATGCTATCGAGGAGGCTCATGAGCTTTACACATTAAAGGCGCATCAGTCAGATTACGATATAGAGGTTTCTGATGATGAGAAAAAGGAAATCAAAAAGGCCGCAGAGAAGTTTATGAAGGCAAATTCCGATGATGTGATAGACGAGATGAGTGCTACAGAGGAGATTGTCGAGGAATATTTAGAGCTTCGCCTCATAAAGAGTAAGATGTATGCTGCAATCATCAAAAATGCTGATTCAAGCGTGACGGATGAGGAAGCCAATATGGCTGCATACACCATTGTGAAGCTTGATTACAAGGGTGCATATGACTCTAATTACCAGTATCAGACATATACAGATGAGCAGTCAGCACAGATAAAGGCACAGGCAGATGCAGTGGTAGAGGCGCTTGCAGGAGGATCATCCTTAGAGGATGCAGCCAAGGCAGCAGGCACTACAGCCACAACAGGCACATACGCCACATACGTTGATCCGGATGCGGAGAAGACAGATGATTCAGATAAGAAATCAGATGACACAGAGTCTACAGAGAGCTCAGAGTCATCGGACAGCAAGACAAAGGACAGTGTATACACTACAAACAATCTTGATCAGAGCGTTGTAGATGCACTCAATTCCCTTGAGGAGGGACAGACCTCAGACCTCATCACCACAGACAGCACTTACTATATCGTAAGGCTCGACAAAAAAGACCGATGA
- a CDS encoding response regulator transcription factor, with the protein MSRILIVEDEVAIADLEKDYLELSGFEVEVENDGTSGLARALAEDFDLFILDLMLPGIDGFEICKRIREKKNTPILMVSAKKDDIDKIRGLGLGADDYVTKPFSPSELVARVKAHLARYERLIGSATPENDIVEIRGIKIDKTARRVWVNGEEKQFTTKEFDLLTFLAENPNHVFTKEELFKEIWNMDSVGDIATVTVHIKKIREKIEMNTAKPQYIETIWGVGYRFKL; encoded by the coding sequence ATGAGCAGAATTTTGATAGTAGAGGACGAGGTTGCAATTGCTGATCTTGAGAAGGATTACCTGGAGCTGAGCGGCTTTGAGGTAGAGGTGGAGAATGATGGCACAAGCGGTCTCGCAAGGGCTTTGGCGGAGGATTTTGATCTGTTTATTTTGGATCTTATGCTGCCGGGCATTGATGGATTTGAGATTTGTAAGCGGATTCGTGAGAAAAAGAACACACCGATACTCATGGTTTCAGCAAAGAAGGATGATATCGACAAGATAAGAGGACTCGGACTCGGCGCAGATGATTATGTCACAAAGCCGTTTTCACCATCAGAGCTTGTTGCCAGGGTAAAGGCTCATCTGGCCAGATATGAGCGCCTGATCGGAAGCGCCACACCTGAAAATGACATCGTTGAAATTCGTGGCATCAAGATTGACAAAACAGCCCGCCGTGTTTGGGTAAACGGAGAGGAAAAGCAGTTTACCACAAAGGAATTTGACCTGCTCACATTCCTTGCGGAAAATCCAAACCATGTATTTACCAAGGAGGAGCTCTTCAAGGAAATCTGGAATATGGATTCGGTCGGAGATATCGCGACAGTCACTGTACATATCAAGAAGATTCGTGAAAAAATCGAGATGAACACTGCAAAGCCACAGTATATTGAGACTATTTGGGGCGTGGGATACAGATTTAAGCTGTAG
- a CDS encoding UDP-N-acetylglucosamine 1-carboxyvinyltransferase: MEQYVIKGGNPLYGEVEIGGAKNAALAILAAAIMTDETVTIDNLPNVRDINVLLQAIEEIGAHVERVDIHKVKINGSFIRGVNVDNEFIRRIRASYYLIGALLGKYKHAEVALPGGCDIGSRPIDLHMKGFRSMGADIDIAHGLVIARAKELKGTHIYMDKVSVGATINIMMAAAMADGKTVIENAAKEPHVVDVANFLNSMGANIRGAGTDVIRIVGVEKLHATEYSVIPDQIEAGTFMFAVAAAGGNVLVKNVIPKHLEATTAKLLEVGCQVEEFDDSVRVISDGHLKHTQVTTLPYPGFPTDMQPQMAVLLGIAEGTSTVTESIFENRFKYVDELTRMGADIKVESNIAIISGVKRYTGARVNAPDLRAGAALVIAGLAAEGITVVDDIYYIQRGYEALEEKLTKIGAKIARVEDEKELQKFILKVS; encoded by the coding sequence ATGGAACAGTACGTAATCAAAGGTGGAAATCCTTTATACGGTGAAGTTGAAATTGGTGGAGCCAAAAATGCTGCACTTGCTATTTTGGCCGCTGCCATAATGACAGACGAGACTGTAACAATAGATAATTTGCCAAATGTAAGGGATATCAATGTCTTACTTCAGGCAATCGAAGAAATCGGCGCACATGTGGAGCGCGTGGATATACACAAGGTAAAGATAAACGGTTCATTTATCAGGGGCGTAAATGTCGATAATGAATTCATCAGACGAATCAGGGCATCATATTATTTAATTGGTGCATTACTTGGAAAATACAAGCATGCAGAGGTTGCGCTTCCGGGAGGCTGTGATATCGGAAGCAGGCCGATTGACCTTCATATGAAGGGCTTCCGCTCCATGGGAGCAGACATAGACATAGCTCATGGCCTTGTCATCGCCAGGGCAAAGGAGCTTAAGGGCACACATATATATATGGATAAGGTTTCTGTAGGTGCCACAATCAATATTATGATGGCTGCAGCCATGGCAGATGGCAAGACTGTTATCGAGAATGCGGCTAAGGAGCCTCATGTCGTTGATGTGGCAAACTTCTTAAACAGCATGGGAGCAAATATCAGGGGCGCAGGAACCGATGTCATCAGAATTGTAGGTGTGGAGAAATTACATGCTACAGAGTATTCTGTCATTCCGGATCAGATTGAGGCCGGTACATTCATGTTTGCAGTTGCGGCAGCGGGAGGCAACGTGCTGGTAAAGAATGTCATTCCAAAGCATCTTGAGGCCACCACAGCAAAGCTGTTGGAGGTAGGCTGCCAGGTAGAGGAGTTTGATGACTCAGTCAGAGTAATATCAGATGGACATTTAAAGCATACACAGGTCACCACACTTCCATATCCGGGCTTCCCGACAGATATGCAGCCACAGATGGCGGTGCTTTTGGGTATCGCTGAGGGCACCAGTACAGTGACAGAGAGCATATTTGAGAATCGTTTCAAGTATGTTGACGAGCTCACCAGAATGGGAGCTGATATAAAGGTAGAGAGCAATATAGCAATCATCAGCGGCGTGAAAAGATACACAGGTGCCAGAGTGAATGCACCTGACCTAAGAGCAGGAGCTGCACTGGTTATAGCAGGTCTTGCAGCAGAGGGCATCACAGTGGTTGATGATATCTACTATATCCAGAGAGGCTATGAGGCACTCGAGGAGAAGCTTACAAAGATTGGTGCAAAGATTGCCAGGGTAGAGGATGAGAAGGAGCTTCAGAAGTTCATACTCAAGGTATCGTAA
- a CDS encoding HD-GYP domain-containing protein encodes MIKISIKDAQIGMVAAEPIKTPLGQILALPGTPLTRQLINKMKLYKVGSISIQNPSYAVAPQAGENTAKRDKVKPVPKTRAHEMVTNIQRVQASEEFLGFQLKYLTCINQIKDTFGKICAGEKSFDEAALLTAVIDLSSSCGTTIETFDMLYNMRTIADPLYSHCLNVGLITRMIGRWLHMEKTDVNTLTIAGVLHDIGKCKIPDDVLNKPDKLTDEEFALIKKHPQFGFDLIRDLQIDSRIKRTALMHHERCDGSGYPSQLDSSLIDDFAMITAIADVYDAMTAARRYRAPLCPFAVISSFESEGFTKYNTKFLLLFLKKLATTYQSNRVMLNDSRFCNIVMLNPHELSRPIVRFDDGSILDLSTNREFFIKSVM; translated from the coding sequence ATGATTAAAATCAGCATAAAAGATGCGCAGATTGGTATGGTGGCAGCAGAACCGATAAAGACCCCTCTGGGGCAGATACTTGCACTGCCCGGCACACCACTCACCCGTCAGCTCATCAACAAAATGAAGCTATATAAGGTAGGCAGCATCTCAATTCAAAACCCATCCTATGCAGTAGCACCGCAAGCCGGCGAAAATACAGCAAAGCGAGACAAGGTAAAACCTGTACCAAAAACCCGCGCACATGAGATGGTGACCAACATCCAGCGTGTTCAGGCCTCAGAAGAGTTCCTAGGCTTCCAGCTCAAATACCTCACATGCATAAATCAAATCAAGGATACCTTTGGCAAAATCTGTGCCGGTGAAAAATCCTTTGATGAGGCTGCGCTTCTTACTGCTGTCATTGACCTTTCCTCATCGTGCGGCACTACAATCGAGACCTTTGACATGCTCTACAACATGCGCACCATTGCAGACCCGTTGTACTCACACTGTCTGAATGTAGGGCTTATTACAAGGATGATCGGACGATGGCTTCATATGGAAAAGACAGATGTGAATACGCTTACTATCGCAGGAGTACTTCACGATATCGGTAAATGCAAGATTCCCGATGATGTGCTAAACAAGCCTGACAAGCTCACTGATGAAGAATTTGCGCTCATAAAAAAGCACCCACAGTTTGGTTTTGATTTGATTAGGGATCTGCAGATTGACTCCAGAATAAAGCGCACAGCCCTCATGCATCATGAGCGCTGTGATGGTTCAGGCTATCCTTCACAGCTTGACAGCTCACTGATTGACGACTTTGCCATGATAACAGCCATTGCCGACGTATATGATGCCATGACTGCTGCCAGACGCTATCGTGCACCACTTTGTCCGTTCGCTGTCATATCAAGCTTTGAGAGTGAAGGTTTTACAAAGTACAATACAAAGTTCCTGCTTTTGTTTTTGAAAAAGCTTGCTACCACATACCAGAGCAACCGTGTAATGCTCAACGATAGCCGGTTCTGTAATATTGTGATGCTCAACCCACATGAACTGTCACGCCCTATTGTACGTTTTGATGACGGCAGTATACTTGATTTGTCCACAAACCGCGAGTTTTTCATCAAATCTGTGATGTAA
- the metK gene encoding methionine adenosyltransferase: MEKLLFTSESVTEGHPDKLCDAVSDAILDACIQQDPMSRVACETASCTGFILVTGEITTKAQLDIPAIVRKTALEIGYDDGKKGLDGNSCAVMVSIDKQSADIAMGVDKALEAKEGDLTDNLDTGAGDQGMMFGYATNETEEYMPYPIALAHKLAFQLTKVRKDGTLTYLRPDGKTQVSVEYDEAGKPVRLEAVVLSTQHDEDVTQEQIHEDIKKYVFDPILPKDMIDDETKFFINPTGRFVIGGPHGDAGLTGRKIIVDTYGGYARHGGGAFSGKDCTKVDRSAAYAARYVAKNLVAAGFADRCEIQLSYAIGVAQPTSIMVDTFGTGKLADDRIVEIVRENFDLRPAGIIKMLDLRRPIYRQTAAYGHFGRTDIKLPWEALDKVEDLKKYL; this comes from the coding sequence ATGGAGAAATTATTATTTACATCAGAATCAGTAACTGAGGGACATCCGGATAAGCTCTGCGATGCAGTATCAGATGCCATCCTTGATGCATGCATACAGCAGGACCCGATGAGCCGTGTCGCATGTGAGACAGCAAGCTGTACAGGCTTCATCCTTGTAACAGGAGAGATTACCACAAAGGCACAGCTTGATATTCCTGCAATCGTCAGAAAAACAGCACTTGAGATCGGATATGATGACGGAAAGAAGGGACTCGACGGAAACTCATGTGCAGTAATGGTTTCAATCGACAAGCAGTCTGCTGATATCGCCATGGGAGTTGACAAGGCACTCGAGGCAAAAGAGGGCGACCTTACAGACAACCTCGACACCGGAGCCGGAGATCAGGGAATGATGTTTGGATATGCTACAAATGAGACTGAGGAGTATATGCCATACCCAATCGCACTCGCTCACAAGCTTGCATTCCAGCTCACAAAGGTTAGAAAAGACGGCACACTTACATACCTTCGTCCGGACGGAAAGACACAGGTTTCAGTAGAGTATGATGAGGCAGGAAAGCCGGTAAGACTTGAGGCAGTTGTACTTTCAACACAGCACGACGAGGATGTTACCCAGGAGCAGATCCATGAGGACATCAAGAAATATGTATTTGATCCAATTCTTCCAAAGGATATGATTGACGATGAGACAAAGTTCTTTATCAATCCTACAGGACGTTTCGTAATAGGTGGACCACACGGAGATGCAGGTCTCACCGGTCGTAAGATTATCGTAGACACCTACGGTGGATATGCACGTCACGGCGGCGGAGCTTTCTCAGGAAAGGACTGTACAAAGGTAGACCGTTCAGCAGCATACGCAGCACGTTACGTAGCAAAGAACCTTGTAGCAGCAGGATTTGCTGACAGGTGTGAGATTCAGCTTTCATATGCTATCGGTGTTGCACAGCCAACATCTATTATGGTTGATACATTCGGCACAGGAAAGCTTGCAGATGACAGAATCGTTGAAATTGTAAGGGAGAATTTCGACCTTCGTCCGGCCGGAATCATCAAGATGCTTGACCTCAGAAGACCTATCTACCGCCAGACAGCGGCATACGGACACTTTGGACGTACAGATATCAAGCTGCCTTGGGAGGCACTTGATAAGGTTGAGGACCTCAAGAAGTATCTCTAA